The following proteins are co-located in the Thermus hydrothermalis genome:
- a CDS encoding sulfite exporter TauE/SafE family protein produces the protein MSLLIGFLGGAFGGLVGLGGGTVMIPLMVGVLRLSQHKAHGTSLVAVFFTGLVGAFTYGLQGSLDLKAAFFLALTAILTARLGARYAHGLPERELKRAFGWFLVAVSFLLLLRPYLAPMGLVRGEVLEDLTLLLAGALTGFLSGMMGVGGGTIMVPAMVLLLGMPQHTAQGTSLLAMVPASLVGAYTHLRLGNVEEKLALGLVPGVLVGTFFGGELAHFLPEGALRVVFAAVLLWTGWRYVRPSGGRK, from the coding sequence ATGAGCCTCCTCATCGGTTTCCTGGGCGGGGCGTTTGGGGGCTTGGTGGGCCTTGGGGGCGGCACGGTGATGATCCCCCTCATGGTGGGCGTCCTCAGGCTTTCCCAACACAAGGCCCACGGCACGAGCCTCGTGGCCGTCTTCTTCACCGGGCTGGTGGGGGCCTTCACCTATGGCCTCCAGGGCTCCTTGGACCTCAAAGCCGCCTTTTTCCTGGCCCTCACCGCCATCCTCACCGCCCGCCTGGGGGCCCGCTACGCCCACGGCCTCCCGGAGAGGGAGCTCAAGCGGGCCTTCGGTTGGTTTTTGGTGGCCGTGAGCTTCCTCCTTCTCCTCAGGCCCTACCTGGCCCCCATGGGCCTGGTGCGGGGCGAGGTCTTGGAGGACCTCACCCTCCTCCTGGCGGGGGCCCTCACCGGCTTCCTCTCGGGAATGATGGGGGTGGGCGGGGGGACCATCATGGTGCCGGCCATGGTCCTCCTCCTGGGCATGCCCCAGCACACCGCCCAAGGGACGAGCCTCCTCGCCATGGTGCCGGCAAGCCTGGTGGGGGCCTACACCCACCTGCGCCTGGGGAACGTAGAGGAGAAGCTCGCCCTGGGCCTCGTGCCCGGGGTTTTGGTGGGGACCTTCTTTGGGGGGGAGCTCGCCCACTTCCTGCCCGAAGGGGCCTTGCGGGTGGTCTTCGCCGCCGTCCTCCTCTGGACGGGGTGGCGGTACGTTCGCCCCTCGGGGGGGCGAAAGTAA
- a CDS encoding SPW repeat protein — MTRWQDWANLVLGVWLILSPWLLGFSGTPAAMWNAVIVGVVVGLMALMHLRGGPLWEEWVNVLLGVWLILSPWILGFSGEANALWNALIVGVLVGALALSVTREKPKAA, encoded by the coding sequence ATGACGCGCTGGCAGGACTGGGCCAATCTCGTCCTGGGCGTATGGCTCATCCTCTCGCCGTGGCTTCTCGGCTTTAGCGGTACCCCTGCGGCCATGTGGAACGCCGTCATCGTGGGGGTGGTGGTGGGGCTTATGGCCCTCATGCACCTGAGGGGCGGCCCCCTGTGGGAGGAGTGGGTTAACGTCCTCTTGGGCGTTTGGCTCATCCTCTCCCCCTGGATCCTGGGGTTTAGCGGGGAGGCCAACGCCCTGTGGAACGCCCTCATCGTGGGCGTCCTGGTGGGGGCCTTGGCCTTAAGCGTCACCCGGGAAAAGCCCAAGGCGGCTTAA
- the pyrR gene encoding bifunctional pyr operon transcriptional regulator/uracil phosphoribosyltransferase PyrR has product MRFKAELMNAEEMRRALYRIAHEIVEANKGVEGLVLIGIHTRGIPLAERIARYILGFEGKEVPVGTLDITLYRDDLTEIGVRPKVRETRIPFDLTGKAVVLVDDVLYTGRTARAALDALMDLGRPKRIYLAVLVDRGHRELPIRADFVGKNVPTAKSEVVKVKVQEVDGEDRVELWEREGL; this is encoded by the coding sequence GTGCGCTTTAAGGCGGAACTGATGAACGCCGAGGAGATGCGCCGGGCCCTTTACCGCATCGCCCACGAGATCGTGGAGGCCAACAAGGGCGTGGAGGGCCTGGTCCTCATCGGCATCCACACCAGGGGTATCCCCTTGGCGGAACGCATCGCCCGGTACATCCTCGGGTTTGAGGGGAAGGAGGTGCCCGTGGGCACCCTGGACATCACCCTCTACCGGGACGACCTCACGGAGATCGGGGTGAGGCCCAAGGTGCGGGAAACCCGCATCCCCTTTGACCTCACGGGCAAGGCGGTGGTCCTGGTGGACGATGTCCTCTACACGGGCCGCACCGCCCGGGCCGCCCTTGACGCCCTCATGGACCTGGGCCGTCCCAAGCGCATCTACCTGGCGGTGCTCGTGGACCGGGGCCACCGGGAGCTTCCCATCCGGGCGGACTTCGTGGGCAAAAACGTCCCCACCGCCAAAAGCGAGGTGGTGAAGGTGAAGGTCCAGGAGGTGGACGGGGAGGACCGGGTGGAGCTTTGGGAAAGGGAGGGCCTATGA
- a CDS encoding aspartate carbamoyltransferase catalytic subunit, with the protein MRHLLDFQGWTRAQVESLLDTAKVMREVLERPVKKVPALQGFTVATVFFEPSTRTRISFELAARRMSADVVSFTAATSSLQKGESYKDTLLTLEAMGIDAYVIRADAAGVPHQATRWVKGAVINGGDGRRAHPTQALLDAYTLLEALGTLEGKKVAIVGDILHSRVARSNAELLSLLGAEVWCAGPPSLLPEALPGARLTPSLEEALREADAVMVLRLQKERMETGLVHLDDYIARYQVTERRLGLAKPQAPLLHPGPMNRDVELEGALADSERSLVNRQVQNGVAVRMAVLYHLLVGREGA; encoded by the coding sequence ATGAGGCACCTCCTGGACTTCCAAGGCTGGACCCGGGCCCAGGTGGAAAGCCTCCTGGACACCGCCAAGGTGATGCGGGAGGTTTTGGAGAGGCCGGTGAAAAAGGTGCCCGCCCTCCAGGGCTTCACCGTGGCCACCGTCTTCTTTGAGCCCTCCACCCGGACCCGGATCTCCTTTGAGCTGGCGGCCCGGCGCATGTCGGCGGACGTGGTCTCCTTCACCGCCGCCACCAGCAGCCTGCAGAAGGGGGAGAGCTACAAGGACACCCTCCTCACCCTCGAGGCCATGGGGATAGACGCCTACGTCATCCGCGCCGACGCCGCCGGGGTACCCCACCAGGCCACCCGCTGGGTGAAGGGGGCGGTCATCAACGGGGGGGACGGGCGCCGGGCCCACCCCACCCAGGCCCTCCTGGACGCCTACACCCTCCTGGAGGCTTTGGGCACCTTGGAGGGGAAGAAGGTGGCCATCGTGGGGGACATCCTCCACTCCCGGGTCGCCCGCTCCAACGCCGAGCTCCTTTCCCTCCTGGGGGCAGAGGTGTGGTGCGCCGGGCCCCCAAGCCTCCTGCCCGAGGCCCTGCCCGGGGCGAGGCTCACCCCTAGCCTGGAGGAAGCCCTGAGGGAGGCGGACGCCGTCATGGTGCTTCGGCTCCAGAAAGAGCGCATGGAAACGGGCTTGGTTCACCTGGACGACTACATCGCCCGCTACCAGGTGACGGAAAGGAGGCTAGGCCTGGCGAAGCCCCAGGCCCCCCTCCTCCACCCGGGCCCCATGAACCGGGACGTGGAGCTGGAGGGGGCCTTGGCGGACTCGGAAAGGAGCCTGGTGAACCGGCAGGTGCAAAACGGCGTGGCGGTGCGCATGGCGGTGCTCTACCACCTCCTGGTGGGAAGGGAGGGGGCATGA
- a CDS encoding dihydroorotase, translating to MILIKNVRLVDARGERGPADVLIGEGRILSLEGGEAERVIDGTGLFLAPGFLDLHAHLREPGEEVKEELATGLLAAVRGGYTDVVSMPNTKPPVDAPEAVRALKEKAEALGLARLHPAAALTLGQEGKHLAPAGLLKAAGAALLTDDGRTNEDAGVLALGLLQAAPLGLPVAVHAEDATLRRGGVMNDGALADLLGLPGNPPEAEAARIARDLEVLRYALRRGQARPHLHIQHLSTRRGLELVREAKRAGLPVTAEATPHHLTLTEEALKGFDPLFKVAPPLRTKEDQEALLEGLLDGTLDAIATDHAPHTPAEKEMDLLRAPFGIPSLEVAFPLLYTELHLKRGFPLPRLVALFTDGPRRVLGLKPLHLEAGAEASLVLLSPKEKPVDPKAFASKARFSPWAGWVLGGWPVLTLVAGRVAHEALE from the coding sequence ATGATCCTCATCAAGAACGTGCGGCTTGTGGACGCCCGTGGGGAGCGGGGCCCTGCGGACGTCCTCATCGGGGAAGGCCGGATCCTCTCCCTGGAGGGCGGGGAGGCCGAGCGGGTCATTGACGGGACGGGCCTCTTCCTGGCCCCCGGGTTTTTGGACCTCCACGCCCACCTTCGCGAGCCGGGGGAGGAGGTGAAGGAAGAGCTCGCCACGGGGCTCTTGGCGGCGGTCCGGGGCGGGTACACCGACGTGGTGAGCATGCCCAACACCAAGCCCCCCGTGGACGCCCCGGAGGCGGTGCGGGCCCTGAAGGAGAAGGCGGAAGCCCTGGGCCTCGCCCGGCTCCACCCCGCCGCCGCCCTCACCCTGGGGCAGGAGGGGAAGCACCTCGCCCCGGCGGGCCTCCTTAAGGCGGCGGGGGCCGCCCTCCTCACGGACGATGGCCGCACCAACGAGGACGCAGGGGTCCTGGCCCTAGGGCTCCTCCAGGCCGCTCCCTTGGGCCTTCCCGTGGCGGTGCATGCGGAGGACGCCACCTTGCGCCGGGGCGGGGTGATGAACGACGGGGCGCTTGCGGACCTTTTGGGCCTTCCCGGAAACCCCCCGGAAGCCGAGGCGGCCCGGATCGCCCGGGACCTCGAGGTCCTCCGCTACGCCCTAAGGCGAGGCCAGGCCAGGCCCCACCTCCACATCCAGCACCTCTCCACCCGGCGGGGGCTTGAGCTCGTCCGGGAGGCCAAGCGGGCCGGGCTTCCCGTGACCGCCGAGGCCACCCCCCACCACCTCACCCTCACGGAGGAGGCCCTAAAGGGCTTTGACCCCCTCTTCAAGGTGGCCCCGCCCCTCCGGACCAAGGAGGACCAGGAGGCCCTTCTGGAGGGGCTTCTGGACGGCACCCTGGACGCCATCGCCACGGACCACGCCCCCCACACCCCGGCGGAGAAGGAGATGGACCTCCTGAGGGCTCCCTTTGGCATCCCGAGCCTCGAGGTGGCCTTCCCCCTCCTCTACACCGAGCTCCACCTCAAGCGGGGCTTCCCCCTCCCCCGGCTGGTGGCCCTCTTCACGGACGGGCCAAGGAGGGTTCTGGGCCTAAAGCCCCTCCACCTGGAGGCGGGAGCGGAGGCGAGCCTTGTCCTCCTCTCCCCCAAAGAAAAGCCCGTGGACCCCAAGGCCTTCGCCTCCAAGGCCCGCTTCTCCCCTTGGGCGGGGTGGGTCCTCGGGGGGTGGCCCGTCCTCACCCTGGTGGCGGGAAGGGTGGCCCACGAGGCGCTAGAATGA
- a CDS encoding quinone-dependent dihydroorotate dehydrogenase yields the protein MHRLLFALDPETAHEVALKALAWWSERGPLLEAPARLLRVEDPRLTVEALGLTFPNPLGLAAGMDKDARALGAWWALGFGFAEVGTLTPRPQEGNPRPRLFRLLEDHALINRMGFNNQGALEAAKRLEAFRARGLPFPVGVNLGKNRETPLGRAAEDYLEALRLLEPHGDYFVLNVSSPNTPGLRTLQEGPFLDELLSRLRPATAKPLLLKVALDLSFAALDQVAALALKHRLEGLVAVNTTLSREGLRSPLAREAGGLSGRPLKGRALEVLKHLAQVPGLTLVSVGGIETPEDAWERLRAGASLLQVYTGFVYGGPLFPRRLLKGLLSLMEAEGLKALGELQTVRTQPQRNASSTGET from the coding sequence ATGCACCGCCTCCTCTTCGCCCTGGACCCGGAAACGGCCCACGAGGTTGCCCTGAAGGCCCTCGCCTGGTGGTCGGAAAGGGGGCCCCTTTTGGAGGCGCCGGCGAGGCTTCTTCGGGTGGAGGACCCGAGGCTTACGGTGGAGGCCCTGGGCCTCACCTTTCCGAACCCCTTGGGCCTGGCGGCGGGCATGGACAAGGACGCTCGCGCCCTGGGAGCCTGGTGGGCCTTGGGCTTTGGCTTCGCCGAGGTGGGGACCCTCACCCCAAGGCCCCAGGAGGGAAACCCAAGGCCGAGGCTTTTCCGCCTCCTCGAGGACCACGCCCTCATCAACCGCATGGGCTTCAACAACCAGGGGGCTTTAGAGGCGGCCAAGCGGCTAGAGGCCTTCCGGGCGCGGGGGCTTCCTTTCCCGGTGGGGGTGAACCTGGGGAAGAACCGGGAAACCCCCCTGGGAAGGGCGGCGGAGGACTACCTGGAGGCCCTTCGCCTCTTGGAGCCCCACGGGGACTACTTCGTGCTCAACGTGAGTTCCCCCAACACCCCGGGCCTGCGCACCCTGCAGGAGGGCCCCTTCTTGGACGAGCTCCTCTCCCGCCTCCGCCCCGCCACGGCCAAGCCCCTCCTCCTCAAGGTGGCCCTGGACCTTTCCTTTGCGGCCTTGGACCAGGTGGCGGCTCTGGCCCTAAAGCACCGCTTGGAGGGATTGGTGGCGGTGAACACCACCCTAAGCCGGGAAGGGCTCCGAAGCCCCCTTGCCCGGGAGGCGGGAGGGCTTTCGGGGAGGCCCCTTAAGGGGCGGGCCCTGGAGGTGCTCAAGCACCTGGCCCAGGTCCCGGGCTTAACCCTCGTGAGCGTGGGGGGGATAGAAACCCCCGAGGACGCCTGGGAAAGGCTTCGGGCGGGGGCAAGCCTCCTTCAGGTCTACACGGGCTTCGTGTACGGTGGGCCCCTTTTCCCGAGACGGCTTCTAAAGGGGCTCCTTTCCCTCATGGAGGCGGAAGGGCTTAAAGCTTTGGGAGAGCTTCAGACGGTGAGGACGCAGCCGCAGCGCAACGCCAGCTCCACGGGGGAAACGTAG
- the lon gene encoding endopeptidase La — MKDVLRLELPVLPLRNTVILPHTTTGVDVGRPKSKKAVEEALAADRLIFLVAQKDPEVDDPTPEDLYGVGTLAVVKQAMRLPDGTLQVMVEARNRVRLQGFVAAPYLRALGEVLPEPPLADPGLARVLVNEVQEAFERYLQNHKTLRLDRYQQEAIRSTLDPAILADLVAHHATWSLEEKQDLLETPEVEERLKKVLALLLRDLERFELDKKIAARVKEQMDQNQREYYLREQMKAIQKELGGGEDFLTEIEELRERIEKKGMPEPVKEKALKELKRLERMQPGSPEATVSRTYLDWLLDVPWTEADPEVLDIAVTKRVLDEDHYGLKDVKERILEYLAVRQLTQGKEVRGHAPILCFVGPPGVGKTSLGKSIARSMNRKFHRISLGGVRDEAEIRGHRRTYIGALPGKIIQGMKQVGVVNPVFLLDEIDKLSSDWRGDPASALLEVLDPEQNHTFTDHYLDVPYDLSKVFFITTANTLATIPRPLLDRMEVIEIPGYTLPEKRAIARHFRWPFQVKEAGLEGKLEITDAAIDRIVQEYTREAGVRNLDRELSKVARKAAKDYLEAPWEGVRVVEAKDLEAYLGVPKYRPDRAEKVPQVGAAQGLAWTPYGGALLTIEAVAVPGTGKLNLTGNLGEVMKESAHAALTYLRAHREEWGLPEGFHKDFDLHVHVPEGATPKDGPSAGITMATALASALTGRPVRMDIAMTGEITLRGKVLPIGGVKEKLLAAHQAGIHRVILPKENEAELKEVPEEILKDLEITFVEEVGEVLRLLLLPPPPPPVGAGDRPQPGAGA, encoded by the coding sequence ATGAAGGACGTCTTGCGCCTGGAACTTCCCGTTCTCCCCTTGAGGAACACCGTAATCCTCCCCCACACCACCACCGGGGTGGACGTGGGCCGCCCCAAGAGCAAGAAGGCGGTGGAGGAGGCCTTGGCCGCTGACCGCCTCATCTTCCTGGTGGCCCAGAAGGACCCGGAGGTGGACGACCCCACGCCCGAAGACCTCTACGGGGTGGGCACCTTGGCGGTGGTCAAGCAGGCCATGCGCCTCCCCGACGGCACCCTGCAGGTGATGGTGGAGGCCCGGAACCGGGTGCGCCTCCAAGGGTTCGTGGCCGCCCCCTACCTCAGGGCCTTGGGCGAGGTGCTCCCCGAGCCCCCCTTGGCGGACCCTGGGCTCGCCCGCGTTTTGGTGAACGAGGTCCAGGAGGCCTTTGAGCGCTACCTGCAAAACCACAAGACCCTGCGCCTGGACCGCTACCAGCAGGAGGCCATCAGGAGCACCCTGGACCCTGCTATCCTGGCGGACCTGGTAGCCCACCACGCCACCTGGTCCCTCGAGGAGAAGCAGGACCTCCTGGAAACCCCGGAGGTGGAAGAGCGCCTGAAGAAGGTCCTGGCCCTTCTCCTGCGCGACCTGGAGCGCTTTGAGCTGGACAAAAAGATCGCCGCCCGGGTCAAGGAACAGATGGACCAGAACCAGCGGGAGTACTACCTCCGGGAGCAGATGAAGGCCATCCAGAAGGAGCTCGGGGGCGGGGAGGACTTCCTAACCGAGATTGAAGAGCTCCGGGAGCGCATTGAGAAGAAGGGCATGCCTGAGCCGGTGAAGGAAAAAGCCCTCAAGGAGCTCAAGCGCCTGGAAAGGATGCAGCCTGGCTCCCCCGAGGCCACGGTAAGCCGCACCTACCTGGACTGGCTCCTGGACGTGCCCTGGACCGAAGCGGACCCCGAGGTCCTGGACATCGCCGTCACCAAGCGCGTCCTGGACGAGGACCACTACGGCCTCAAGGACGTCAAGGAGCGCATCCTGGAGTACCTGGCGGTCCGCCAGCTCACCCAGGGCAAGGAGGTGCGGGGCCACGCCCCCATCCTCTGCTTCGTGGGGCCGCCCGGGGTGGGCAAGACCTCCTTGGGCAAGAGCATCGCCCGGAGCATGAACCGCAAGTTCCACCGCATCTCCCTGGGCGGGGTGCGGGACGAGGCGGAGATCCGGGGCCACCGCCGCACCTACATCGGGGCGCTTCCCGGCAAGATCATCCAGGGGATGAAGCAGGTGGGGGTGGTGAACCCCGTCTTCCTCCTGGACGAGATTGACAAGCTCTCCTCCGACTGGCGGGGGGACCCGGCCTCGGCCCTTTTGGAGGTCTTGGACCCCGAGCAGAACCACACCTTCACCGACCACTACCTGGACGTGCCCTACGACCTCTCCAAGGTCTTCTTCATCACCACCGCCAACACCCTTGCCACCATCCCCAGGCCCCTTCTGGACCGGATGGAGGTGATTGAGATCCCCGGGTACACCCTGCCGGAAAAGCGGGCCATCGCCCGCCACTTCCGCTGGCCCTTCCAGGTGAAGGAGGCGGGGCTCGAGGGGAAGCTGGAAATCACCGATGCCGCCATTGACCGCATCGTGCAGGAGTACACCCGGGAGGCGGGGGTGCGCAACCTGGACCGGGAGCTCTCCAAGGTGGCCCGCAAAGCGGCCAAGGACTACCTGGAGGCCCCTTGGGAGGGGGTGCGGGTTGTGGAGGCGAAGGACCTCGAGGCCTACCTGGGCGTGCCCAAGTACCGCCCCGACCGGGCAGAAAAGGTCCCCCAGGTGGGGGCGGCCCAAGGCCTGGCCTGGACCCCTTACGGGGGCGCCCTCCTCACCATTGAGGCGGTGGCCGTGCCCGGCACGGGCAAGTTGAACCTCACGGGCAACCTGGGGGAGGTGATGAAGGAGTCCGCTCACGCCGCCCTTACCTACCTAAGGGCCCACCGGGAGGAGTGGGGCTTGCCTGAGGGCTTCCACAAAGACTTTGACCTCCACGTGCACGTGCCGGAAGGGGCCACGCCCAAAGACGGCCCCTCCGCCGGCATCACCATGGCCACCGCCCTGGCCAGCGCTCTCACGGGCCGCCCGGTGCGCATGGACATCGCCATGACCGGGGAGATCACCCTAAGGGGCAAGGTCCTCCCCATCGGGGGGGTCAAGGAAAAGCTCCTCGCCGCCCACCAGGCGGGCATCCATAGGGTGATCCTGCCCAAGGAAAACGAAGCCGAGCTCAAGGAGGTGCCGGAGGAAATCCTCAAGGACCTTGAGATTACCTTCGTGGAGGAGGTGGGAGAGGTCCTGAGGCTCCTCCTCCTGCCCCCTCCTCCCCCGCCCGTGGGCGCAGGGGACCGGCCGCAACCGGGCGCAGGGGCCTAG